Genomic segment of Chloroflexota bacterium:
GCGACATCGCCGCCGTGCCGCCGTTCCTGCGGGAGACCACGCGCGTGGGCGATATCGCGCGGGAGATCGACCCGGAAGACGTGCTGGAGCCGGACACGTCGCTCGACGGCGTGCTCCAGGACGCCCAACGTCGCCATCGCGGCTACTACGTGGTCAGCGCCGGCGGCCGGGTCGCCGGATGGGTGTACGTCGGGGATTTACTCCGCGCCGGACGGCAGCGGCGCTCCCGCTCCAGCGGTGCCCAGTAGTCGGAGCGGGCTCGCGCTTTCCCACGACCGATCACTCGGCTGATAATGATTGGTGCCTGAAGAGTCGCGTGAGTATGCACTGATTCCCGCATCGACAGAATCCGTCACTCGATCACACGGGCGTCGTGTCGCTTAGCCGCCCGCCGGCGGGCTGGAGCACGTCTCGCCGTGGGCAAAAGAAGGGAATCGCCGCGCTCCGCGGCTGGAAGCTCTTTCGCTTCGGCGGCACCGAAGTCTATATGGACGCGAGCTGGCCGATCTTCTTTGTGGTGAGCTTCGTGGTGACCGCGTTCTTCACCCTGCCATGGGGCTGGGGAGGGGCCTTTGAACGCTGGACCGGTGGCTACGCCGACCTGAGCCATTGGGGCGCCGGGTTGCTGGCCGCCGCCCTCATCCTTGCCTGCATCCTCGCGCACGAATTGGCCCATCTGTGGATGGCCAAGGGGCTGTCCATGGCGTCGCCAAAGACCCGGCTCTATGTGTTTGGCGACGTCGTCGAGCCCATGTGCGATCCACGGGAAGCCGGGGACGATGTCACCGTCGCCATTGCCGGACCCATCGCCAGCGCCGTGCTTGGCGGGGTGTGTCTATGGCTTGCCTCGGCGCTTCCGTATGACTCATTGCCGCAAGCGGTGCTGCAAGTGGCGGGGCAGTTCAATCTGTTTCTGGCCGTGTTCAGCCTCCTGCCCGGATACCCGCTCGACGGCGGACGGATACTCCGCGAAATCATCGAAGGGGCCACGGGCGATAGCTACCGGGCCACCCGCATCGCCAGCCGCGCCGGCATGGTCTTGAGCGTGCCCATCGGCATCTTGGGCTTCCTCAGTTTCTCGACACTTCCTGGGATTTGGGCGTTGGCCGTCGCCTGGTTCCTCTGGACGTCCGCAAGCGCGTCGAATCGGGACGCGTCGCACCGGCAGAGCCTCGGCACCGCCCAGGTGCGTGTGGTCGCGCGCCCCTTCACCCAAGCGCC
This window contains:
- a CDS encoding site-2 protease family protein; its protein translation is MSLSRPPAGWSTSRRGQKKGIAALRGWKLFRFGGTEVYMDASWPIFFVVSFVVTAFFTLPWGWGGAFERWTGGYADLSHWGAGLLAAALILACILAHELAHLWMAKGLSMASPKTRLYVFGDVVEPMCDPREAGDDVTVAIAGPIASAVLGGVCLWLASALPYDSLPQAVLQVAGQFNLFLAVFSLLPGYPLDGGRILREIIEGATGDSYRATRIASRAGMVLSVPIGILGFLSFSTLPGIWALAVAWFLWTSASASNRDASHRQSLGTAQVRVVARPFTQAPFAHDASVEEVWQAILGDRARPPCWPVADVSGEITAWVTRRDLSTVPSNRRSDTRVAEIAHNIEPADVLEPQMLLDAVLTKVRRERRGFYVVKQDGRIAGWVYADDLVQGKRPGGTA